One Helianthus annuus cultivar XRQ/B chromosome 7, HanXRQr2.0-SUNRISE, whole genome shotgun sequence genomic region harbors:
- the LOC110916139 gene encoding histone H2AX, protein MAGKSSAEVKKGGRGKPKASKSVSRSSKAGLQFPVGRIARFLKAGRYAQRVGAGAPVYLSAVLEYLAAEVLELAGNAARDNKKSRVGPRHIQLAVRNDEELSKLLGSVTIANGGVLPNIHSTLLPKKAGKEKGEIGSASQEF, encoded by the exons ATGGCGGGAAAATCCAGTGCAGAAGTAAAGAAAGGCGGTAGAGGCAAACCAAAGGCTTCAAAGTCCGTTTCAAGATCCTCTAAAGCCGGTCTTCAGTTCCCCGTTGGCAGAATCGCTAGGTTCCTCAAGGCCGGACGGTATGCCCAACGTGTCGGCGCCGGAGCTCCAGTTTATCTCTCCGCCGTTCTCGAGTATCTGGCCGCTGAG GTGTTGGAGTTGGCTGGAAATGCAGCGAGGGACAACAAGAAGAGCAGAGTAGGTCCAAGGCACATACAGTTAGCGGTGAGGAACGATGAAGAGTTGAGTAAACTGTTGGGATCTGTGACTATTGCAAATGGTGGTGTTCTTCCCAACATTCATTCCACTCTGCTTCCTAAGAAAGCAGGAAAGGAAAAGGGAGAGATCGGTTCAGCTTCACAAGAGTTTTAA